In Drosophila yakuba strain Tai18E2 chromosome 2R, Prin_Dyak_Tai18E2_2.1, whole genome shotgun sequence, a single genomic region encodes these proteins:
- the LOC6529218 gene encoding CD63 antigen: protein MASGGLACVKYLTFFCNLLFALTGLLIFLVGGMVQLNYAHYSNFVSDHIWTAPIILMIVGAAVAVICFLGCCGALKESSCMILSFALLAVVIFLFEIGLGLAGYVKHTGLHQIMEFQFNSTMQHYKERADYRDAWTLLQTELDCCGTNGPNDWESVFPNSTLPAACCSVINLSEAKECTNVHATQHGCLQKLLEILDSKTLILASVVLGVAGIQMLTILFACCLYRSFRRSYDHV from the exons ATGGCATCCGGCGGCTTAGCATGTGTAAAATACTTGACATTCTTTTGCAATCTTCTTTTTGCG CTCACTGGACTTCTTATTTTTCTGGTGGGAGGCATGGTCCAACTAAACTATGCACACTATTCGAACTTCGTTAGCGATCACATCTGGACCGCTCCTATTATACTAATGATTGTTGGCGCCGCTGTAGCAGTCATTTGCTTCTTGGGATGTTGTGGAGCCTTGAAAGAGAGCAGCTGTATGATACTAAGCTTTGCCCTTCTTGCCGTCGTTATATTTCTCTTCGAGATCGGATTGGGCCTTGCTGGCTATGTGAAGCATACCGGTCTTCATCAGATTATGGAGTTTCAGTTTAACTCGACCATGCAGCACTACAAGGAACGGGCCGACTATCGGGATGCTTGGACTTTGCTGCAAACCGAGCTAGATTGTTGCGGCACCAATGGACCCAACGACTGGGAAAGCGTCTTTCCTAATAGTACCCTGCCTGCGGCGTGCTGCTCTGTGATTAATTTAAGCGAGGCCAAGGAATGTACAAATGTTCACGCAACCCAACATGGCTGCTTGCAGAAGCTTTTAGAGATATTGGATTCGAAGACTTTGATATTGGCCTCCGTTGTTTTGGGAGTGGCGGGTATTCAG ATGCTCACTATACTGTTCGCTTGCTGTCTCTATCGTTCGTTTCGCAGGAGCTACGATCATGTTTAG